A stretch of Brachyhypopomus gauderio isolate BG-103 unplaced genomic scaffold, BGAUD_0.2 sc104, whole genome shotgun sequence DNA encodes these proteins:
- the LOC143497258 gene encoding syntaxin-11-like: MRDRLRHLQAFAESNGPVKQVENSETQPPPSSGHHEQPPQEDSTSAEMEAVLDEAHDIRRDIQLVLLDVKHLKEQNAYVRSDMPNCTAVGHDSNAIAAHIKARAEDLLARLRGMDARAKELEEKHGVDAAVSRIARAQYAGLSSGFRRAMMEYNEAETSHRETCKTHIQRQMEIVGREVTGEQIEEMLETGQWNVFSENILSEGKTACSALSQIESRHAELLELEKRIRSIHEVFLDVAMLVEEQDSMIDYIYTNVQKTDAEVKNVLIKLERAKRYDKGNPFKKIFSRKR, encoded by the coding sequence ATGAGGGACAGATTAAGGCACCTTCAGGCATTTGCAGAGTCCAATGGCCCTGTGAAGCAGGTGGAAAACTCAGAAACACAGCCTCCACCTTCCAGCGGGCATCATGAGCAGCCTCCCCAGGAGGACAGCACCAGCGCCGAGATGGAGGCCGTGCTGGACGAGGCTCACGACATCCGACGGGACATTCAGCTCGTTCTTCTGGATGTGAAGCACCTCAAAGAGCAGAACGCTTACGTTCGCTCCGACATGCCAAACTGCACTGCCGTCGGGCATGACTCCAACGCCATCGCGGCCCACATCAAGGCTCGAGCGGAGGACCTGCTCGCGCGCCTTCGTGGGATGGACGCCCGGGccaaggagctggaggagaagcACGGCGTCGACGCTGCCGTTTCTCGAATTGCTCGTGCGCAGTACGCCGGCCTGAGCAGCGGCTTCCGCCGCGCGATGATGGAGTACAACGAGGCCGAGACGAGCCACCGGGAGACGTGCAAGACGCACATCCAACGGCAGATGGAGATCGTGGGCCGAGAGGTGACGGGAGAGCAGATCGAGGAGATGCTGGAGACCGGCCAGTGGAACGTCTTCAGCGAGAACATCCTCTCCGAGGGGAAGACCGCATGCTCTGCGCTGAGCCAGATAGAGAGCAGACACGCAGAACTCCTGGAGCTGGAGAAACGTATTCGGAGCATTCACGAAGTGTTCCTGGACGTGGCCATGCTGGTGGAAGAGCAGGACTCGATGATTGACTACATTTACACCAATGTTCAGAAGACCGATGCCGAAGTAAAGAATGTCCTGATAAAGCTTGAGAGAGCCAAGAGATATGACAAGGGTAATCCCTTCAAGAAGATTTTTTCCAGGAAGCGTTGA